In Acidobacteriota bacterium, the following proteins share a genomic window:
- the recA gene encoding recombinase RecA — MARERSKAVEIAVGQIEKQFGKGAIMRLGAQGAVSAVPSISTGSISIDYALGIGGVPRGRVVEVYGPESSGKTTLALQVIAQAQRVGGNAAFVDAEHALDPIYARKLGVQLDNLLVSQPDHGEQALEIVETLIRSGAIDVVVVDSVAALVPRAEIEGEMGEAQVGLQARLMSQALRKLTGVVAKSRTCLLFINQLREKIGVMFGNPETTTGGRALKFYSSVRVDIRRIGAIKDADRVIGGRTRVKVVKNKLAPPFRVAEFDIMYGEGISREGDLLDLAVERRIVEKSGAWFSYGGERLGQGRENVKTLLREKADLFGSMEAEVRKALGLATEAGARPTPVAESATA; from the coding sequence ATAGCCCGCGAACGCTCGAAAGCCGTCGAGATCGCGGTCGGGCAGATCGAGAAGCAGTTCGGCAAGGGAGCGATCATGCGCCTGGGCGCGCAGGGCGCGGTGTCGGCCGTCCCGAGCATTTCCACCGGATCGATCAGCATCGATTACGCGCTCGGCATCGGCGGCGTGCCGCGCGGCCGCGTCGTCGAGGTCTACGGCCCCGAGTCGTCCGGCAAGACCACCCTGGCGCTGCAGGTCATCGCACAAGCCCAGCGCGTCGGGGGCAACGCGGCGTTCGTCGACGCGGAGCACGCGCTGGATCCGATATACGCGCGGAAGCTCGGGGTGCAGCTCGACAACCTGCTCGTCTCGCAGCCGGACCACGGGGAACAGGCGCTGGAGATCGTCGAGACGCTGATTCGCTCGGGCGCCATCGACGTGGTGGTCGTCGACTCGGTCGCGGCGCTGGTGCCGCGGGCGGAAATCGAGGGCGAGATGGGCGAGGCGCAGGTCGGGCTGCAGGCCCGCCTGATGTCGCAGGCGCTGCGCAAGCTGACCGGCGTGGTGGCCAAGTCGCGAACCTGTCTCCTGTTCATCAATCAGCTCCGCGAGAAGATCGGCGTGATGTTCGGCAACCCGGAAACGACGACCGGCGGCCGGGCGCTGAAGTTCTACTCGTCCGTCCGCGTGGACATCCGCCGCATAGGGGCCATCAAGGACGCCGACCGCGTGATCGGGGGGCGTACGCGGGTGAAGGTGGTCAAGAACAAGCTGGCGCCGCCGTTTCGCGTGGCGGAGTTCGACATCATGTACGGCGAAGGGATTTCACGCGAGGGCGATCTGCTTGATCTGGCGGTCGAGCGGCGCATCGTCGAGAAGAGCGGCGCGTGGTTCTCCTATGGCGGCGAGCGACTCGGGCAGGGCCGCGAGAACGTGAAGACGCTCCTGCGCGAGAAGGCGGATCTGTTCGGGAGCATGGAAGCCGAGGTGCGCAAGGCGCTCGGACTGGCGACCGAGGCCGGCGCCCGGCCCACGCCCGTGGCCGAGAGCGCTACGGCCTAG
- a CDS encoding TonB-dependent siderophore receptor produces MVAGASHASRGAGCFARRTRSRFGRGRRRRRAGRSDSRRFRRAADRHHREYRLEIAAQGFDLHAQTITIAAGDRTVEARLQVATVREEITVLGTAVAPTIGRVEAPLRDQPLTVNTLNREYLETHAINDVVTALQHVPNVNAYTNYGVYQYFTFRGFRENVQMVDGIRNEGNRVTTQLANVERVEVLKGPASVLYGTGALGGTVNIVLKKPTPDPAYDASLALGRWDTYRGTFGAGGRLSDTLFYRFDTAGESATNYRQDPSRRLNVTPSLTWRASNSAQLELRYFVDRNRVSGDSGIPLVPLDGGFMPSAERGIIGDPLTRAISGDDSASIPNVSPSSRYNTPQDFGSAIDQNLRVSYSQVLGDNVVFRDTLGFRRFDDEYFVAEFLDVTPPSQVNRGFLYFFHHRRSLVNQAELSASFSTGIEHDVLAGWDYQFYPNRTDRRGGANFNTTPIDLFNPVETHANVDIGSFPVTRYDYQTAHSSGLFLQDTLTLAPTLKVVVGGRFDIFDRTTHRNPVENGVESEGPLNEGEFQDFSHRVGLVYQAAPAYDLYLQNSTSFQPQYDVNVDGTPLDPEYGVQYEAGQRVRFLGERLQLSNAVFQIQKRNLTRSLGAGIYEQIGSLRARGFETELRGNVTPDWLLDVGYGFTAASFLDYTTSRGAVLSGNTPRRSPRHTVTFSTSYLWPNGLAVMGAGQYISSQFLNDSETVEFNGYERLSLGVSYTRGRAQYALNLTNVTNTAYWQSSLGSRQLYPGEPFNVMATVRIRTN; encoded by the coding sequence ATTGTTGCTGGCGCTAGTCACGCCAGCCGCGGCGCAGGATGCTTCGCTCGTCGCACGCGCAGTCGATTCGGACGGGGGCGCCGTCGTCGGCGCGCCGGTCGTTCTGATTCACGTCGGTTCCGGCGAGCGGCGGACCGGCATCACCGGGAGTACCGTCTGGAGATCGCCGCCCAGGGTTTCGATCTCCACGCGCAGACGATCACGATAGCCGCTGGCGACCGGACCGTCGAAGCGAGGCTGCAGGTTGCGACCGTCCGTGAAGAGATCACCGTACTGGGTACCGCCGTCGCGCCGACGATCGGGCGGGTCGAAGCGCCGCTGCGCGACCAGCCACTGACGGTGAACACCCTGAACCGGGAGTACCTGGAGACGCACGCCATCAACGATGTCGTCACCGCGCTGCAGCACGTGCCCAACGTCAACGCGTACACGAACTACGGCGTCTACCAGTACTTCACGTTCCGGGGCTTCAGAGAGAACGTGCAGATGGTGGACGGGATTCGCAACGAGGGGAACCGCGTCACCACCCAGCTTGCGAACGTCGAACGCGTCGAGGTCCTCAAGGGACCGGCGTCCGTGCTGTACGGCACGGGCGCGCTCGGCGGCACCGTGAACATCGTCCTGAAGAAGCCGACCCCCGATCCCGCCTACGACGCCTCGCTGGCCCTCGGGCGCTGGGACACCTACCGGGGGACGTTCGGCGCGGGCGGACGCCTGAGCGACACGCTCTTCTACCGTTTCGACACCGCCGGCGAGTCGGCCACCAACTATCGGCAGGATCCGTCCAGGCGACTCAACGTGACGCCGTCGTTGACGTGGCGGGCATCGAACTCGGCGCAGCTCGAGCTGCGCTACTTCGTCGATCGCAACCGCGTCAGCGGCGACAGCGGCATCCCGCTGGTGCCGCTCGACGGCGGGTTCATGCCGAGCGCCGAGCGCGGCATCATCGGCGATCCGCTGACCAGGGCCATCAGCGGCGACGACAGCGCATCGATTCCCAACGTGTCGCCGTCCAGCCGCTACAACACGCCGCAGGATTTCGGGTCGGCGATCGACCAGAACCTGCGCGTCAGCTACTCGCAGGTCCTCGGCGACAATGTCGTCTTCCGCGACACGCTCGGGTTCCGTCGCTTCGACGACGAGTACTTCGTCGCGGAGTTTCTGGACGTGACCCCGCCCAGCCAGGTGAACCGGGGCTTCCTGTACTTCTTCCACCACCGTCGCTCGCTCGTCAATCAGGCCGAGCTGAGCGCAAGCTTCTCGACCGGCATCGAGCACGACGTGCTGGCGGGATGGGACTATCAGTTCTACCCGAACCGGACGGATCGGCGCGGCGGGGCCAACTTCAACACGACTCCGATCGACCTGTTCAATCCCGTCGAGACCCACGCGAACGTCGATATCGGCTCCTTCCCGGTGACGCGTTACGACTACCAGACGGCCCACTCCTCCGGGCTGTTCCTGCAGGATACGCTGACGCTCGCGCCCACCCTGAAGGTGGTCGTCGGCGGGCGCTTCGACATCTTCGACCGCACGACCCACCGGAACCCCGTGGAGAACGGAGTGGAGTCGGAGGGTCCCCTCAACGAGGGCGAGTTCCAGGATTTCAGCCACCGCGTGGGGCTGGTCTACCAGGCGGCGCCGGCGTACGATCTCTACCTGCAGAACTCCACGTCGTTCCAGCCGCAGTACGACGTGAACGTGGACGGCACGCCGCTCGATCCGGAATACGGGGTGCAGTACGAGGCCGGTCAGCGCGTCCGCTTCCTGGGGGAACGTCTGCAGTTGAGCAACGCCGTGTTCCAGATCCAGAAGCGGAACCTGACGCGTTCGCTCGGTGCGGGGATTTACGAGCAGATCGGCAGCCTGCGCGCGCGCGGCTTCGAGACGGAGCTGCGGGGCAACGTCACCCCCGATTGGCTGCTCGACGTCGGCTACGGCTTCACCGCGGCCAGCTTCCTCGACTACACGACGTCGAGAGGCGCCGTGCTCTCGGGCAACACGCCCCGGCGGTCGCCCCGGCACACGGTGACCTTCTCCACGTCGTACCTCTGGCCGAACGGGCTCGCGGTCATGGGCGCCGGCCAGTATATTTCGAGCCAGTTCCTGAACGACTCCGAGACCGTCGAGTTCAACGGCTACGAGCGCCTCAGCCTGGGCGTGTCGTACACGAGGGGCCGGGCGCAGTACGCGCTCAACCTGACCAACGTGACCAACACGGCGTACTGGCAATCGTCGCTCGGCAGCCGGCAGCTCTATCCGGGCGAGCCGTTCAACGTCATGGCCACCGTACGGATCCGCACGAATTGA
- a CDS encoding septum formation initiator family protein, translated as MPAYRCRIRSPWSTRPLLDRAAGAGGAPARLSIARPFRVSSGRIVDSDAPAPARTVRARRPGGRAVGYLLLFATCALVANALVGESGLLATRMASRQQARLAERIADMKGENETLREQVRRLREDPTFIEEIARREFGLIHPGERVFILGSVAPPSSAAAPRTAP; from the coding sequence TTGCCGGCATACCGCTGCCGGATCCGTTCACCATGGAGTACCCGTCCTCTCCTTGACAGGGCAGCCGGGGCCGGCGGCGCTCCGGCTCGTCTGTCCATCGCACGGCCTTTTCGTGTATCGTCAGGACGTATCGTGGATTCCGATGCGCCTGCACCGGCGCGAACGGTTCGAGCGCGGCGTCCCGGCGGGCGCGCCGTCGGCTATCTGCTGCTGTTCGCCACGTGTGCGCTGGTGGCGAATGCGCTCGTCGGCGAGAGCGGTCTGCTGGCCACGCGAATGGCCAGCCGTCAACAGGCGCGCCTCGCCGAGCGCATCGCCGACATGAAGGGCGAGAACGAGACGTTGCGCGAGCAGGTTCGGCGGCTTCGCGAAGACCCGACCTTCATCGAGGAGATCGCCCGCCGCGAGTTCGGCCTGATACACCCGGGCGAGCGCGTGTTCATCCTTGGCTCGGTCGCGCCGCCGTCGAGTGCGGCGGCGCCACGAACCGCGCCCTGA
- a CDS encoding PepSY domain-containing protein, translating to MPRTGFQDLCRRTERSEVLLRRWLIWTHRYVGIPLSPLFVLWFLSGVVMMYTGGMPELTPTARIEHRAALDLSRVHLTPAAAAERGRVTQPPARAKLLAVMGRPAYRFDGVTVFADTGERLSPLGPDEAREVASRFTGAPASAITHDRLVEEPDQWMLIAQQFLPAHKVRVSDRAGTEVYVEQRTAAVAMVTTRRSRALAWIGAIPHWFYLPALRIDRPLWEAVIVWTSAIGCLIAITGLLLGVTQFRWRRAQRAQPRIPYGGWLRWHYLTGVAFGLATLTWVFSGMLSVQPFAWMTAEGLHVSSAAVGGGPLVLADFPPTDTAAWEQATAGREVKEVTLLRIDGEAHYEVRMSRNRVASVDPSGHDRLVVAANTLQPRRGPFDTQTLVERLRAALPAIPLAGATQLESYDSYYYGRGVDRPPLPVIRIRFADPMRTWIYVDPAVNRIVGTVHRYSRLERWLFNGLHSLDFAFWYQRRPLWDIGLIALMFGGLASSGIGLWLGIKRVRRALGR from the coding sequence ATGCCCCGGACGGGCTTCCAGGACCTGTGCCGCAGAACGGAGCGAAGCGAAGTGCTGCTGCGGCGCTGGTTGATCTGGACGCACCGCTACGTCGGGATTCCCCTCAGCCCGCTGTTCGTGCTCTGGTTCCTCTCCGGCGTCGTGATGATGTACACCGGCGGCATGCCGGAGCTGACGCCGACGGCGCGTATCGAGCACCGGGCGGCACTCGATCTCTCAAGGGTGCACCTGACGCCGGCGGCAGCCGCCGAGCGCGGCAGGGTCACGCAACCGCCGGCCCGGGCGAAGCTGTTGGCGGTGATGGGACGGCCGGCATACCGCTTCGACGGTGTCACCGTCTTTGCCGACACCGGCGAGCGACTCTCACCACTCGGACCGGACGAGGCCCGGGAGGTAGCTTCGCGGTTCACCGGCGCACCGGCGTCGGCGATAACGCACGACCGGCTCGTGGAGGAGCCGGATCAGTGGATGCTGATTGCACAACAGTTCCTGCCGGCACACAAGGTGCGGGTGTCGGACCGCGCCGGGACCGAGGTGTACGTCGAACAGCGGACGGCCGCGGTGGCGATGGTGACGACGCGCCGAAGCAGGGCGCTCGCCTGGATCGGTGCGATCCCGCACTGGTTCTATCTTCCGGCACTCAGGATCGACCGCCCGCTGTGGGAAGCGGTCATCGTCTGGACCTCGGCGATCGGCTGTCTGATCGCGATCACCGGGCTGCTGCTCGGGGTGACGCAGTTTCGGTGGAGGCGGGCACAGCGCGCACAACCGCGCATTCCGTACGGCGGCTGGCTCCGCTGGCACTACCTCACCGGCGTCGCCTTCGGACTCGCGACGTTGACATGGGTCTTCAGCGGCATGCTGTCGGTCCAGCCGTTCGCGTGGATGACGGCGGAGGGTCTCCATGTTTCATCGGCGGCAGTCGGTGGGGGACCGCTCGTGTTGGCCGACTTTCCACCGACGGACACCGCAGCGTGGGAGCAGGCGACCGCCGGGCGGGAGGTGAAGGAGGTCACGTTGTTGCGGATCGACGGCGAGGCGCACTACGAAGTGCGCATGAGCCGCAACCGGGTAGCCTCCGTTGACCCGAGCGGGCATGATCGGTTGGTTGTCGCTGCGAACACGCTGCAGCCGCGGCGCGGGCCGTTCGACACGCAGACGCTGGTGGAGCGCCTGCGTGCGGCGCTGCCCGCCATCCCGTTGGCCGGGGCGACGCAGCTCGAGTCGTACGACAGCTACTACTACGGCCGCGGCGTCGACCGCCCCCCGCTGCCGGTGATTCGCATCCGGTTCGCCGACCCGATGCGGACCTGGATCTACGTGGACCCGGCGGTGAACCGGATCGTGGGGACCGTTCACCGCTACAGCCGTCTGGAGCGCTGGCTGTTCAACGGCTTGCACAGCCTGGACTTCGCCTTCTGGTATCAACGACGGCCGCTATGGGACATCGGTCTGATCGCTCTCATGTTCGGCGGGCTGGCGTCCAGCGGTATCGGCCTGTGGCTCGGCATCAAGCGGGTCCGCCGTGCGCTCGGCCGCTGA
- a CDS encoding insulinase family protein: MRQISWWVLPVVLVLAGSAGAQQVDVIEHRLDNGLTLLLVPRPGDPNVAAGWVAKVGSVYERPGITGVAHLFEHMMFKGTQTIGTRDIEQDLQIIEQLDALRAEIQAAEVELDRRHQLGEIEDPADPAVRSTRHQELLDEFETLLARQSDLLIKEDFSRIYTAEGGSGMNAGTSYDFTIYFINVPANKLELWFWMESDRLANPVFREFYAERSVVHEERRLRTDSTPIGKFQEQFEAMFWQSSPYGWPVIGWPSDLEGITRDEALGFFDTYYAPNNLAAALVGDFDPDAAIELAERYFGRLERGARPPLQPRTREMPQLAEKRMIAYADTNPQVVVRYHSVRDGHVDEPALVVLGQLLSGRTGRLYRSLVEEQAVATRASGGQAGFQFEGMFELRGTARQGRTPEEVEQAIYAELEKMKTEPVGERELQKVKNQNAADTFRGLRSNFGLMMQLLIREGNRGWEHINTDPALYDAVTAADVMRVANRYFTPETRAVAVYYRDESTQTEEDPLLAGLSDDERQQIRQVRAMLGQMPEDQLNQFLAQAEQMVGQVPPENRDMAEALVALVRQRIEELGGAR, translated from the coding sequence ATGAGACAGATATCCTGGTGGGTTCTTCCGGTCGTCCTGGTGCTGGCCGGGTCGGCCGGCGCGCAGCAGGTCGACGTGATCGAGCATCGGCTCGACAACGGCCTGACCCTGCTGCTGGTTCCGCGGCCCGGTGATCCGAACGTTGCGGCCGGCTGGGTGGCCAAGGTCGGCTCCGTGTACGAGCGGCCCGGGATCACCGGCGTTGCGCACCTCTTCGAGCACATGATGTTCAAGGGGACGCAGACGATCGGGACCCGGGACATCGAGCAGGACCTGCAGATCATCGAGCAGCTCGACGCGTTGCGGGCCGAGATCCAGGCCGCCGAGGTGGAGCTGGATCGCCGGCACCAGCTCGGCGAGATCGAGGACCCGGCCGATCCCGCCGTGCGCAGTACGCGCCACCAGGAGCTGCTCGACGAGTTCGAGACGCTGCTCGCCCGGCAGAGCGACCTGCTCATCAAGGAGGACTTCAGCCGCATCTACACGGCCGAGGGCGGCTCGGGCATGAACGCCGGCACGAGCTACGACTTCACCATCTACTTCATCAACGTTCCCGCCAACAAGCTGGAGCTGTGGTTCTGGATGGAGAGCGACCGGCTGGCGAACCCGGTGTTCCGGGAGTTCTACGCCGAGCGCAGCGTGGTGCACGAGGAACGGCGGCTGCGCACGGACAGCACGCCGATCGGCAAGTTCCAGGAGCAGTTCGAGGCGATGTTCTGGCAGTCGTCGCCGTACGGCTGGCCGGTGATCGGCTGGCCCAGCGATCTCGAGGGCATCACCCGGGACGAGGCGCTGGGATTCTTCGACACGTACTACGCCCCGAACAACCTGGCCGCGGCGCTGGTCGGCGATTTCGACCCCGACGCGGCGATCGAGCTGGCCGAGCGTTACTTCGGCCGGCTCGAGCGCGGAGCCCGCCCGCCTCTTCAACCGCGCACGCGCGAGATGCCGCAGCTCGCCGAGAAGCGGATGATCGCGTATGCCGACACGAACCCGCAGGTCGTCGTCCGGTACCACTCGGTGCGCGACGGACATGTGGACGAGCCGGCGCTGGTCGTGCTGGGACAGTTGTTGAGCGGTCGGACGGGACGCCTCTATCGTTCCCTGGTCGAGGAGCAGGCGGTGGCCACGAGGGCCTCCGGCGGACAGGCGGGCTTCCAGTTCGAGGGGATGTTCGAGTTGCGCGGCACGGCCCGGCAGGGAAGGACGCCGGAAGAGGTCGAGCAGGCCATCTACGCCGAGCTGGAGAAAATGAAGACCGAGCCGGTCGGCGAGCGCGAGCTGCAGAAGGTCAAGAACCAGAACGCCGCGGACACCTTCCGGGGCCTCCGCAGCAACTTCGGACTCATGATGCAGCTTCTCATCCGCGAGGGGAATCGCGGCTGGGAGCACATCAATACCGATCCGGCCCTCTACGACGCGGTCACCGCCGCCGACGTCATGCGGGTGGCGAACAGGTACTTCACGCCCGAGACGCGCGCGGTGGCGGTCTACTACCGCGACGAGAGCACACAGACCGAGGAGGATCCCCTCCTGGCGGGGTTGAGCGACGACGAGCGGCAGCAGATCCGCCAGGTGCGCGCGATGCTCGGGCAGATGCCGGAGGATCAGCTCAATCAGTTCCTGGCGCAGGCGGAGCAGATGGTCGGGCAGGTCCCGCCGGAGAACCGGGACATGGCCGAGGCGCTGGTCGCGCTCGTTCGGCAACGGATCGAAGAGTTGGGAGGTGCGCGGTGA
- a CDS encoding DUF3649 domain-containing protein, which produces MSRHVLSRVLAAVVGGYAAANAVALGLAQILPMSRGDAVMTGILLTYLVYAAAVVWVFAARSARRAWLGILLTSAAFGSLALLGRSGVS; this is translated from the coding sequence ATGAGCCGCCACGTCCTCTCGCGGGTGCTGGCCGCGGTCGTCGGCGGCTACGCCGCGGCCAACGCCGTCGCGCTCGGCCTCGCGCAGATCCTGCCGATGTCACGCGGCGACGCGGTGATGACCGGCATCCTGCTGACCTATCTCGTCTACGCAGCAGCCGTCGTTTGGGTCTTCGCGGCGCGCTCGGCGCGGCGGGCGTGGCTCGGCATCCTGCTGACCAGCGCGGCGTTCGGGAGTCTGGCCCTGCTCGGGAGGTCGGGCGTGTCATGA
- a CDS encoding insulinase family protein, with protein sequence MWCWMGVVFAGLAVPPALAQPIPAHPRDLVFEDLAFDPPDAAAHRHELSNGSVVFIVPDRALPLVSVSVTVRTGAYLEPADKAGLAALTGSQMRAGGAGALGPVEFDEEAAFLAAELSSGIGDTSGRAGVNSLTKDLDASLDLFFDMLRRPRFDQDRLDLAKSQVLQQMERRNDSTQSIEVREWRRLLRGGGHFTTTPSTRASIDAITRDDLVAFHREYYHPGNFIFAVSGDVEPADFLARLEGRLADWPARKPVSTPVPAPDHEIRPGVYVVDKDDVNQGRVVIGHLGAMRDNPDRYALMVMNDILGGGGFAARLLTRIRSDEGLAYSAYSSYGFGTYFPGAFRVSFQSRSETVARAAAIVLEEIERIRSEPVTEAELRTSKASFVETFSRSFSSAASTAGLFANDEYTGRDPAYLVAYRDRISSVSGDDVLRVAREYLDPERLVMLVVGDRSTIEAGDPDNPDVTLPGLAAGEIAGIPLPDPFTMEYPSSP encoded by the coding sequence GTGTGGTGCTGGATGGGCGTGGTGTTTGCAGGCCTGGCCGTCCCGCCGGCCCTGGCCCAGCCGATCCCGGCGCACCCGCGTGACCTGGTGTTCGAGGATCTGGCGTTCGATCCGCCGGACGCGGCGGCGCATCGCCACGAGCTGTCGAACGGCTCGGTCGTCTTCATCGTGCCGGATCGGGCTCTGCCGCTGGTGTCGGTCTCCGTGACGGTGCGGACCGGCGCCTATCTCGAGCCCGCCGATAAGGCCGGCCTCGCAGCCCTGACCGGCAGCCAGATGCGCGCCGGCGGCGCGGGTGCGCTGGGACCTGTGGAATTCGACGAGGAAGCGGCGTTCCTGGCCGCGGAGCTGTCGAGCGGCATCGGCGACACCTCGGGCCGCGCCGGCGTCAACTCTCTGACGAAGGACCTCGACGCCTCGCTCGACCTGTTCTTCGACATGCTGCGGCGGCCGCGCTTCGATCAGGACCGTCTCGACCTCGCCAAGAGCCAGGTTCTCCAGCAGATGGAGCGGCGCAACGACAGCACGCAGAGCATCGAGGTCCGCGAGTGGCGCAGGCTGCTGCGGGGCGGCGGGCACTTCACGACGACCCCGTCGACGCGGGCGAGCATCGATGCGATCACGCGTGACGACCTGGTCGCCTTCCACCGCGAGTACTACCATCCGGGCAACTTCATCTTCGCGGTGTCCGGCGACGTCGAGCCGGCCGACTTCCTGGCCCGGCTGGAGGGCCGCCTGGCCGACTGGCCGGCCCGCAAGCCGGTTTCCACGCCGGTGCCGGCGCCGGATCACGAGATTCGACCCGGCGTCTACGTCGTCGACAAGGACGACGTGAACCAGGGGCGCGTCGTCATCGGACATCTCGGCGCGATGCGCGACAACCCGGACCGCTACGCGCTGATGGTGATGAACGACATCCTCGGCGGTGGCGGCTTCGCGGCGCGCCTGCTGACCCGCATCCGGTCGGACGAAGGGCTCGCCTACAGCGCCTACTCGTCGTACGGGTTCGGCACGTACTTTCCCGGCGCCTTCCGGGTCAGCTTCCAGTCGCGGAGCGAGACGGTGGCGCGCGCCGCGGCGATCGTGCTGGAGGAAATCGAGCGTATCCGTTCCGAGCCGGTGACCGAAGCGGAGCTCCGCACGTCGAAGGCGTCGTTCGTCGAGACCTTCAGCCGCAGTTTCTCGAGCGCCGCGTCGACGGCGGGCCTGTTCGCGAACGACGAATACACGGGGCGCGACCCGGCGTATCTCGTGGCCTACCGGGATCGGATCAGCAGCGTCAGCGGCGACGACGTGCTGCGCGTGGCGCGCGAGTACCTCGATCCGGAACGGCTTGTCATGCTGGTGGTCGGTGATCGCTCGACGATCGAGGCCGGCGACCCGGACAATCCGGACGTAACCCTGCCGGGACTCGCCGCCGGCGAGATTGCCGGCATACCGCTGCCGGATCCGTTCACCATGGAGTACCCGTCCTCTCCTTGA
- a CDS encoding DUF3325 domain-containing protein, which produces MTLAAFALSYAGLATLGLSQTRHHRRVYGREPSSRRRRADRSAGWILLAASAAATARAWGPAMAAVAFPGVVTVTAVAAALLLTYSPQAVAPIRVAAAVGAVASLWVGFFG; this is translated from the coding sequence ATGACGCTGGCCGCGTTCGCGCTGAGCTACGCCGGGTTGGCGACCCTGGGCCTGAGCCAGACCCGCCACCACCGCCGGGTGTACGGCCGCGAGCCGAGCAGCCGGCGCCGGCGAGCGGACCGGTCGGCCGGCTGGATACTGCTGGCCGCGAGTGCGGCGGCGACGGCCCGCGCGTGGGGACCGGCGATGGCGGCCGTGGCGTTCCCGGGCGTGGTGACGGTTACCGCGGTTGCGGCGGCGTTGCTCCTCACCTACTCCCCGCAGGCGGTTGCCCCCATCCGAGTTGCCGCCGCGGTCGGTGCCGTTGCCAGCCTCTGGGTGGGATTCTTCGGATAG
- a CDS encoding PepSY domain-containing protein: MNGGLRQSMAWLHTWTGLPVGWVLFFVFLTGTLGYFDSEIDRWMRPETPLALPAPSQMDGLAMGLARLERVAPRASRWTIFPPSGHDVPNVTISWSGPGGASGRRSEALDPRTGAPFEARATAGGQTLYQLHYTLHYLPRSAARWLVGICSMLMLVAILSGVITHKKFFADFFTFRPGQGQRSWLDVHNVLSVTALPFHLVLTYSGLVFFVFTYMSPVLDTTYGRDQRDRFFDEAFRNPPIPEPAHVAAPRAPLASMYETAERHWGETPLRVVSVYNPGDRNARVVFTRNHVDAVSNGGRMVFDGATGGLLERFDRRTGPMAVNDALLALHEGLFAGPVLRWLYFLSGLLGTAMIGTGLVLWTAKRKARAAAAGPLPPAIRVVERLNVGTIVGLPIGIAAYFWANRLLPVGMADRAAWEIHVLFIVWLAMLALPWLRPARHAWTDQLGLAAVAYGALPALNAATTDRHLAASIPAGAWEVAGFDLVALAAGLGFAAAAVYLHRHAPATAAGVAANDRPRRDAPAVVAAGAPYPEDAAG; this comes from the coding sequence ATGAACGGCGGATTGCGCCAGTCGATGGCGTGGCTGCACACGTGGACCGGGCTTCCGGTGGGATGGGTCCTCTTCTTCGTGTTCCTCACTGGCACGCTGGGCTATTTCGACAGCGAGATAGACCGGTGGATGCGGCCGGAGACGCCGCTCGCGCTGCCGGCCCCTTCGCAGATGGACGGTTTGGCCATGGGGCTGGCACGACTCGAGCGGGTGGCGCCGCGGGCGTCGCGATGGACGATCTTCCCGCCGAGCGGGCACGACGTGCCCAACGTCACCATCTCCTGGAGCGGCCCCGGGGGCGCCTCGGGCCGCCGGAGCGAGGCGCTCGATCCCCGCACCGGGGCACCGTTCGAGGCGCGAGCGACCGCGGGCGGCCAGACGCTCTATCAGCTTCACTACACGCTGCACTACCTGCCGCGTTCCGCGGCGCGGTGGCTCGTCGGCATCTGCTCGATGCTGATGCTGGTGGCCATTCTCTCCGGCGTCATCACGCACAAGAAGTTCTTTGCGGACTTCTTTACGTTTCGTCCCGGGCAGGGGCAGCGCTCGTGGCTCGACGTCCACAACGTGCTCAGCGTGACCGCCCTGCCGTTTCATCTCGTGCTTACGTACAGCGGCCTGGTCTTCTTCGTCTTCACCTACATGTCCCCGGTGCTGGATACGACCTACGGGCGCGACCAGCGCGACCGGTTCTTCGACGAGGCCTTCCGCAACCCGCCGATTCCGGAGCCGGCGCACGTGGCGGCCCCGCGGGCCCCGCTGGCCTCCATGTACGAGACGGCGGAGCGCCACTGGGGCGAAACGCCGCTGCGGGTGGTGTCCGTCTACAACCCGGGCGACCGCAACGCGCGGGTCGTTTTCACGCGCAACCACGTCGATGCGGTCAGCAACGGCGGGCGCATGGTCTTCGACGGCGCCACCGGCGGGTTGCTCGAGCGCTTCGACCGGCGCACCGGACCGATGGCGGTGAACGACGCGCTGCTCGCCCTGCACGAGGGACTCTTCGCGGGACCCGTGCTGCGCTGGCTCTATTTTCTTTCAGGGTTGCTGGGCACGGCGATGATCGGCACGGGGCTGGTGCTGTGGACGGCGAAGCGGAAGGCCAGAGCGGCGGCCGCGGGTCCGTTGCCCCCCGCCATCCGGGTGGTGGAGCGTCTCAACGTCGGTACGATCGTGGGATTGCCGATCGGCATTGCGGCGTACTTCTGGGCGAACCGGCTGCTGCCGGTCGGGATGGCGGACCGGGCGGCGTGGGAGATCCACGTCCTGTTCATCGTGTGGCTGGCGATGCTGGCCTTGCCCTGGCTGCGGCCGGCCCGTCACGCCTGGACCGATCAGCTCGGGCTGGCCGCAGTCGCCTATGGTGCACTGCCTGCCTTGAACGCGGCTACGACAGACCGGCACCTGGCGGCCTCGATACCCGCCGGCGCGTGGGAGGTGGCCGGCTTCGATCTCGTCGCGCTCGCGGCCGGACTCGGCTTCGCGGCGGCCGCGGTGTACCTGCACCGTCATGCGCCCGCGACGGCGGCCGGGGTGGCGGCGAACGACCGCCCACGGCGCGACGCGCCCGCGGTCGTTGCGGCGGGGGCCCCGTATCCGGAGGACGCCGCGGGATGA